The DNA segment CGGTTTCGATATTCGGATCGGCGAGGACGAAGCCGGGGCATCCTTATTATGAACTGGCCGAAGAGACGGCTTACGAGGTCGGCAAGGCTGGTTTTGGTGTGATCACCGGCGGCGGCGGGGGTATCATGGAGGCTGCGAACAAGGGGGCTGATCGTGCGGGCGTGATGAGTGTGGGGCTGAATATCGAGCTTCCGCAGGAGCAGGTGCCGAACGAATATCAGAATATGTCGCTGCATTTTCGATACTTTTTCTGCCGGAAGGTGATGTTTTTGAAGTATGCGAACGGGTTTGTGGTAATGCCGGGCGGATTCGGGACGATGGACGAGTTTTTCGAATCGCTGGTGCTGATACAGACGCTGAAGCAGGCCTATTTTCCGGTGATACTGATGGGGCGGGAGTATTGGGCCGATCTGCT comes from the Anaerohalosphaera lusitana genome and includes:
- a CDS encoding TIGR00730 family Rossman fold protein — protein: MTIRHRPGNNSHNHKKSMIAGASHMPSEEPWRIFRIMAEFVEGFEELATVGPAVSIFGSARTKPGHPYYELAEETAYEVGKAGFGVITGGGGGIMEAANKGADRAGVMSVGLNIELPQEQVPNEYQNMSLHFRYFFCRKVMFLKYANGFVVMPGGFGTMDEFFESLVLIQTLKQAYFPVILMGREYWADLLKWIEDKMLGAEYIDKDDLNVYTVIDDPREAAKLLVDFREKKGKGGLEEPPGIKRPAGQQWR